The Nitrosomonas sp. genomic sequence CTGTGCGTGCGCATCGGGTTGCAGGTCTACCTGATTGATGACATGTTTAAAACTGATCCGGTCATGTGCCGAGGCAATCCCTGGTTGATGGTGATTGGATTCCTGTTGAAGCTCCGGTTGAATTTTGCGGTGGTAGTGCTCAGTCTGACGGGTCAGTGTATCGGCAAAATTATGTTTGAGAGCATAAGCGTCCAATTCACAGAGGCTGGCGGAGCCATTCAGCTTGATAACAGCCTGTAACTGACTGTTTCTTATGTATATTTCATTGATTCCATCCAGATCAGTATCTTCCTCGTAATGAGTTGGACGAGGCTGACATTGATCCAGCAGCGCTTCCAGTTCTATCAGATTGTTGTAGATGGCACGCCGCAGATGTGGGAGGTACAGCCCCCCAAACAAGCCGTGCCAGTAAGCGTCATTGGCTTGTGAAGCATACAGGCATTGCTGCATGGCACGGGTACGCTGTTTTGCCGGTAAGGCTGCATAACGCGCAGATAACCCAAGCATGCGCTTATGCATCCAGTTTGATTCAGGGTAGCGTGAGAAAAAGTTTTTCCAGATGCCGCCGCGCAAAAATGATTTGCTGCGTTCATACCAGCCTTCTGACTTGGCACGCTGCACCAGATCTGCATAAGTATGGGCTGGCGTGGCCGGCAATGCCCATTCGCTCATTTCCATGTAGGAAGTGGTGGGTAAATAGACAATGCCACGTGTTTTTTCATGGGAATGATAGTCGCGGAAATGCTGAGTCTTAATCTGGGATGACGCGAGTACGCCTTGTATAAATTGTTCGAGCCAGCCTTGTGTATAAACCCAGTGATAGGTTTCAGGCCAGATACCAAATTTTTCGATGTCATCAAAATAAATGGCAGCTGATTGTCGATTTGGCTGCTGCTGATCAGCTAGTGAAGCCAGATAGGCAATAGCGTCATGTGCCGGAGAAAAGGGTAGTTTGTAACGCAGCTGTTCTGAAATGGGAAATAGATCGAGCGTGCGCCGGTCTTCCTCGGTAGAAAAATAGCCATCAAGTTCTGCTGGATCCTTGCCTGCGCAGATAAAATGATAATCGTCCACTATGACATAACGAATATCACAAGATACCAGCGATGGAACAACAGTTGCTTCCCAGACACGTTCGGTTAACCACGCGCCTTGCGGTTTCTCTCCCAGATTTTTCTTGAGCTTGGATGAAAATGTTTTGATCTGGCCAATACGATCTTGCTCCGGTATAACAGCAAGCACCGGCTCAGTATCGCCTGCACCAAAAAGTTCGACTTGTCCACGCTTGACCATTTCTTTCAGCATGGCCATATCTTGCGGGTAATGCTCCAGCAGAAAGTCCAGCAGCCAGCCAGAAAAATGCACCGCAAAGTGAAACTCAGGGTAACGGAACAATGTCTCGATGAATGGGCGATAACAGCGCTCGTGTGCATCCTTAACCACTTCGGGAAAGTTGCCAATTGGCTGGTGCGCATGGACACCAAAGAGCAAAGAGACAGGCTGGGTCATCATTTTATTCCAGGTTTGTAAATCAATCGTTGCGTTCTGGCCTCATCATGCTGTAATTTCATGACCAGGCTATTACCTCAGAAAGCGCGCCGCATCGTTCCGGATGCACCGCTGGCGGTCTCGCTGCCATGGCTGATGGGTTCCAGCAGATTGGCTGGCGCAGGAATTTTGAGAAGCTGGTAGAGATTAATCAAATTTTTACGGAAAAGTTGGTCAAAACTTTCCACTGCAGTAGGTGAATTATAATCACCAAACCACCAGAACCAGTCGGAGCTTTCACAAGAGGCAAGTTGCAGACTGGCTGCTTCTTTCTCTTTTTTGGTCAGTCGTTGGCTCTGTATCACAAGATCGTAGGTACGTTTGGCAGCGCAGAGCAGGCTCCATGCAGCATTTTTATCTGGATCGCCAATCCAGGTGGAGAAGTTGCCGTATACCCAACTACCTGCACATAGAGTGGGCAATGGTTTGATAGAAGTTTTATTTTTTTTCAGCTTATCGATATAACTCTGAAAGGTGAATGTTTGAATCGTGCTGTGTTGCTCCAGCAGTTCGTAAAGATCATTCAGAAAATAATAGCCATTGTAAGGGTAGGATTCCCAGGCATTTTCTCCATCGAGAATGACACTGACGACAGGACTGATAGTGTTATCTGTTGTATGCCGGATATGTTCAAGCCGGTCAATAAAATTTTCGGCAGCATCACGCCCAAACCACTTCGCATATTCGAAGCCAATCAGATCAGATAGTTGGTCATCCCGGAAAAAACATAGCGTACTGCCGTTTCCGGTATCGAAGCGATAGGGCTGGTACAGATAAGTGCTATGATCCGGCAGGGGCTGGTTGGGATATGATTTTTGCAAACTGTTAGCCAATACTCCTTGCCCACTGGCAAACCAATCCATGTTATTTTCAATCAGGGTTTGTATAAAAACATCCGATACCGCGCCTTCAGCTGGCCAGACACCTGTCGGCTTGATATTGAAACGTTTACTATGGCTCGCCACAGCTGATTTTACATGGAACGCTACCCGTTCACGACCACCAGGGTAGTCGATATTGGCAGGTAACACCGATTCTGGCAGGCTGTCGCGTGCGGAATTGAAGTCAATCAGTAACGGTGCCAGCGGATGATGGTGTGGCGTAGTGGAAAGCTCGATCTGTCCAGATGCTGCCAGTTTGTGATAACGAGGGATGAGATTGCTGATCAATTCACCAAAAAGGTTGAACAGGCTGAGTCTATCCTCAAAACTGAATTGTCTACCCTTTGACATGAGCTCGATCACATTCTTGTTGGCACGGCGTACACTTTCACCTGTCCACGCCAAGTGATACCACATCAACAGATCGGCCAGATATTGACCGGAAACATATATCATTTCCTTGTCACCCAGTGCCTGCATGTCAATATAAAGATTGCGCAATACCTGGTAGGCCGGGTAGGGCTTGAGCATGGTTTCGTGATTGCTCAGAAAACAGCTTTTAAGAATCAATGTGCGGTCTTCCATGGAGATCTGGTTTAAATCTGGTGTGGCTAGCAATCGCAATAGCGGGTCACGTATTGTAGATTCGGCAAATTGCTGGCGATAATCTTCCAGCTGGTCCAGCAATACGGGTACAAAATTAATTACCAACCGGATACCGGGGTGCATTTCCAGATGATGCGCCATATCGGTGTAATCCTTGATGGCATGTAGATATACCCAGGGAAGGATAAATTCTCTCGTTTCGCTATCGCGGTAATCCGGCTGGTGCATGTGCCAGAGTATGACCAGATCGAGCGTAGACGAGTGATGATTCATGGCAGGGTGATCAATGAAGTTCAAGGGTTAAAAATAAAACGGTTGGTTAGATACCTCGGCATGGCCACTGAAATACTGGTCAGCGAACATAATGGTAACTCTGCCCGAGCATTTCGGGCGTGAT encodes the following:
- a CDS encoding DUF1926 domain-containing protein, with protein sequence MTQPVSLLFGVHAHQPIGNFPEVVKDAHERCYRPFIETLFRYPEFHFAVHFSGWLLDFLLEHYPQDMAMLKEMVKRGQVELFGAGDTEPVLAVIPEQDRIGQIKTFSSKLKKNLGEKPQGAWLTERVWEATVVPSLVSCDIRYVIVDDYHFICAGKDPAELDGYFSTEEDRRTLDLFPISEQLRYKLPFSPAHDAIAYLASLADQQQPNRQSAAIYFDDIEKFGIWPETYHWVYTQGWLEQFIQGVLASSQIKTQHFRDYHSHEKTRGIVYLPTTSYMEMSEWALPATPAHTYADLVQRAKSEGWYERSKSFLRGGIWKNFFSRYPESNWMHKRMLGLSARYAALPAKQRTRAMQQCLYASQANDAYWHGLFGGLYLPHLRRAIYNNLIELEALLDQCQPRPTHYEEDTDLDGINEIYIRNSQLQAVIKLNGSASLCELDAYALKHNFADTLTRQTEHYHRKIQPELQQESNHHQPGIASAHDRISFKHVINQVDLQPDAHAQHLFIDHLNGNLLTYLPLPSDDDKIISFQSTHGQILINKQIRLKQNQLIVTYRTDGDRDDRENLHMQTEINLAMPSCDGPGGRYRQQKRNLAGFGLPLEMNGLESITLEDDTLKGSVILQTSPAVVFQAHPHFSVSQSEGGFEKIMQAVKITLIWTFVTSQQQICLQFNPDPH
- a CDS encoding glycoside hydrolase, translated to MNHHSSTLDLVILWHMHQPDYRDSETREFILPWVYLHAIKDYTDMAHHLEMHPGIRLVINFVPVLLDQLEDYRQQFAESTIRDPLLRLLATPDLNQISMEDRTLILKSCFLSNHETMLKPYPAYQVLRNLYIDMQALGDKEMIYVSGQYLADLLMWYHLAWTGESVRRANKNVIELMSKGRQFSFEDRLSLFNLFGELISNLIPRYHKLAASGQIELSTTPHHHPLAPLLIDFNSARDSLPESVLPANIDYPGGRERVAFHVKSAVASHSKRFNIKPTGVWPAEGAVSDVFIQTLIENNMDWFASGQGVLANSLQKSYPNQPLPDHSTYLYQPYRFDTGNGSTLCFFRDDQLSDLIGFEYAKWFGRDAAENFIDRLEHIRHTTDNTISPVVSVILDGENAWESYPYNGYYFLNDLYELLEQHSTIQTFTFQSYIDKLKKNKTSIKPLPTLCAGSWVYGNFSTWIGDPDKNAAWSLLCAAKRTYDLVIQSQRLTKKEKEAASLQLASCESSDWFWWFGDYNSPTAVESFDQLFRKNLINLYQLLKIPAPANLLEPISHGSETASGASGTMRRAF